From a single Sander vitreus isolate 19-12246 chromosome 4, sanVit1, whole genome shotgun sequence genomic region:
- the slc2a9l1 gene encoding solute carrier family 2 member 9, like 1 — protein sequence MYVKVPASEDRMETLLQQLTRGNALFLIIILGIGGTFQTGYHSTGLSSPSPYIRRFINSSWYDRYEETPPPQTITMIWSLIVSMYAAGGLFGAVSVKLISGMLGRKKVMICNSFIAIVAAGIMLTSKGAKSYEMIIVARILYGYSAGLGGSIHLMYLGEISPRKIRGTVTLTSATFVSLGKLFGQIFGLSEILGREELWNIVLCVPAFFSVVQVIVLPFLPEAPRYLFIEKGDDKACKKALQSLWGQGDYKQEMDEMLAEQAAIEAAPPKSPLQLLRDRTVRWQLLTMSIIYCCNQLSGITAISTFSFDIFLEAGVPRDKIRYVTLGLGISEIITYISCGLLIEHTGRRPLIWGGYGFMSACWVLVTVTLNLKDSSYCVPYISASLIILSTIFFSGGPGGATQTVYSEIFIQSNRLAAFVLIGTQRWLFHAVVGLVFPFLINSSYCFVLFACMCLLASLYTFFLLPETKGKTLLEISEEFKAITVCGKSFLEEKRVETKL from the exons atgtacgtcAAGGTCCCTGCCAGTGAAGACAGAATGGAAACTTTGCTACAACAACTG ACCCGTGGTAATGCTCTGTTCCTCATCATTATTTTGGGAATTGGAGGAACCTTTCAAACTGGCTACCACAGTACTGGATTGAGTTCTCCCTCACCG TACATTCGGCGCTTCATCAACAGCAGCTGGTACGACAGATATGAAGAGACTCCACCTCCTCAGACGATCACGATGATCTGGTCCCTTATTGTTTCCATGTATGCTGCCGGGGGACTCTTTGGTGCTGTCAGTGTCAAATTGATCTCCGGCATGCTAGGAAG AAAAAAGGTGATGATCTGCAACAGCTTTATTGCCATTGTTGCAGCAGGGATCATGCTGACAAGTAAAGGTGCCAAATCATATGAAATGATTATCGTGGCAAGGATCCTGTATGGCTACTCGGCAG GTTTGGGAGGCAGCATCCATTTAATGTACCTGGGAGAGATTTCACCCAGAAAGATAAGAGGGACTGTGACTCTGACCTCAGCAACCTTTGTGTCACTTGGTAAACTGTTTGGACAGATTTTTGGACTGAG TGAGATACTTGGTCGCGAAGAGCTGTGGAACATCGTACTCTGTGTCCCTGCATTTTTTTCAGTGGTTCAGGTTATAGTGTTGCCTTTTCTCCCTGAGGCTCCCAGATACTTATTCATAGAGAAAGGTGATGATAAGGCTTGCAAAAAAG CTCTCCAGAGTCTTTGGGGCCAAGGTGACTACAAACAGGAGATGGACGAGATGTTGGCTGAGCAGGCGGCCATTGAGGCAGCCCCGCCAAAAAGCCCTCTGCAGCTGCTGAGGGACAGGACTGTACGATGGCAGCTTCTCACCATGTCCATCATCTACTGCTGCAACCAGCTGTCCGGAATAACCGCG ATCAGTACATTCTCTTTTGACATCTTTCTGGAGGCAGGTGTACCGAGAGACAAGATTCGCTATGTTACTCTTGGTCTTGGAATATCTGAAATCATCACCTACATCTCCTGT GGGCTGCTGATTGAGCACACAGGGAGGAGGCCGTTGATCTGGGGGGGTTATGGTTTCATGTCTGCTTGCTGGGTGTTGGTCACTGTCACGCTCAACCTGAAG GATTCCAGCTACTGCGTTCCATACATTTCGGCTAGTTTGATCATCCTCTCCACCATCTTCTTTAGCGGAGGACCTG GGGGAGCCACACAAACTGTCTACAGTGAGATCTTCATCCAGTCCAATCGACTGGCAGCGTTTGTCCTCATTGGGACCCAGCGCTGGTTGTTTCACGCTGTGGTGGGCCTAGTCTTTCCATTCCTTATT AATTCCTCATACTGCTTTGTGCTGTTCGCCTGTATGTGCCTGCTGGCTAGTCTTTACACCTTCTTCCTCCTGCCTGAGACTAAAGGGAAAACCCTGCTAGAGATCTCAGAGGAGTTTAAAGCCATTACTGTCTGTGGGAAATCCTTCTTAGAGGAAAAGAGAGTGGAGACCAAGTTATGA
- the psmd6 gene encoding 26S proteasome non-ATPase regulatory subunit 6, translating into MPLENLEEEGLPKNPDLRIAQLKFLLTMDGHRQDAKVKTELMDAIKANNMAPYYEGLCKDLKWQLDGDLLSKMKKANEEELKRLDDVLEDAEKSLGESEIRDAMMAKAEYLIRIGDKEGALTAFRKTYDKTVALGHRLDIVFYLLRIGLFYMDSDLITRNSEKAKSLIEEGGDWDRRNRLKVYQGLYCVAIRDFKQAAELFLDTVSTFTSYELMDYKTFVTYTVYVCMIALKRPDLREKVIKGAEILEVLHSLPPIRQYLFSLYECRYSVFFQSLATVEQEMKKDWLFAPHYRYYVREMRIQAYSQLLESYRSLTLGYMAEAFGVSTEFIDQELSRFIAAGRLHCKIDKVNEIVETNRPDSKNWQYQETIKKGDLLLNRVQKLSRVINM; encoded by the exons atgccGTTAGAAAACCTGGAGGAAGAGGGTCTGCCCAAGAACCCTGATCTGAGGATAGCACAGCTCAAGTTCCTGCTCACAATGGACGGTCACCGCCAGGATGCTAAAGTGAAGACTGAGCTCATGGACGCGATCAAAGCTAACA ATATGGCACCGTATTATGAGGGTCTGTGTAAGGATCTGAAGTGGCAGCTGGACGGTGACCTGCTGAGTAAAATGAAGAAGGCCAACGAGGAGGAGCTGAAGCGCCTGGATGATGTGCTGGAGGATGCAGAGAAGAGCCTGGGAGAGAGCGAGatacgagacgccatgatggccAAAGCTGAATACCTCATCAGAATTGGAGACAAG GAGGGCGCCCTAACAGCCTTCAGGAAGACCTATGACAAGACAGTGGCTCTGGGTCacagactagatatcgtcttctACCTGCTGAGGATCGGACTCTTCTACATGGATAGCGACCTCATCACACGCAACTCCGAGAAAGCCAAGAG CCTCATTGAGGAGGGGGGAGACTGGGACAGGAGGAATCGTCTGAAGGTCTACCAGGGCCTGTACTGTGTGGCCATCAGGGACTTCAAGCAAGCCGCCGAGCTCTTCCTCGACACAGTCTCCACCTTTACCTCTTACGAGCTCATGGACTACAAGACCTTCGTCACCTACACGGTCTACGTGTGCATGATTGCCCTCAAAAGGCCTGACCTCCGTGAAAAG GTAATAAAGGGAGCTGAGATCTTGGAGGTGCTGCACAGTCTCCCTCCAATTCGCCAGTATCTTTTCTCCCTCTACGAGTGCCGTTACTCGGTCTTCTTCCAGTCGCTGG CCACGGTGGAGCAGGAGATGAAGAAGGACTGGCTTTTTGCGCCACACTACCGCTACTACGTGAGGGAGATGAGGATCCAGGCCTACAGCCAGCTGCTAGAGTCCTACCGCTCCCTCACCCTGGGCTACATGGCTGAGGCCTTTGGTGTCAGCACAGAGTTCATCGACCA GGAACTGTCCCGATTCATAGCTGCTGGACGTCTCCACTGTAAAATTGATAAAGTGAATGAGATTGTGGAAACCAACAG ACCCGATAGCAAAAACTGGCAGTACCAAGAAACCATCAAGAAGGGCGACTTGCTGCTGAACAGAGTCCAGAAGTTATCGAGAGTTATCAACATGTAA